TTTATGACTCCGGATCAGCTGTTGCGCGACGCGCACCGGCTGCGAAACGTGCCAGGCGTTATCGTGCACGGTCGCTACGACATCGTGTGTCCGGTCGAACAAGCGCTGGTGTTGCATCAGGTGTGGCCGGAGGCATCGCTGGAAATCGTGCCCGACGCCGGGCATTCCGCGACCGAGCCGGGGACAATCGACGCGCTGGTGCGTGCAACCGATGCGATGGCTGACCGCCTCGGGTGATCGGCCTGCTGCAAAGAGTGACGTGCGCCCGGGTTGAAGTCGACGAAAAGTGGCAATCGCGTCGATCGGGCGGGGTTTGCTGGTAATGGTGGCGGTCGAGCATGGCGATGACGCGGCGCGCGCCGATCGTCTTCTGGAGCGCATTCTGGGTTATCGCGTCTTCCCGGACGCCCAGGGCCGCATAAACGAGTGCCGCATGAATCTGAGCCTGACCGACACGCACGGCGGACTGCTGCTCGTTCCGCAGTTCACGTTGGCAGCGGACACCCGTAAGGGCGCGCGGCCGAGTTTCGCGTCTGCCGCGCAGCCGGAACTTGGCGCCACGCTGTTCGAGCATCTCGTGGCCCGAGCGCGTGAACGTCACGCATTAGTCGAAACCGGTCGCTTCGGCGCGAACATGCAGGTTCATCTGGTCAACGACGGGCCGGTGACCTTCTGGTTACGGGTGCCGACGCGCGGCCATTGACAACCGGCAATAACGAGTCCTGTGTAAAAACCGCACCTCAGGATGTATTCTTTAAGTTTAGCAGCTCACTTACACCAGCATGACCCAGCGCACCGCGTCAATTGAACGCAACACCACCGAAACCCGAATCAGAATCAACCTGAACCTGCGCGGCACCGGCCACGCGAAGTTGCGCACGGGCGTGCCTTTTTTCGAGCACATGCTCGATCAGATCGCGCGCCATGGCCTGTTCGATCTCGATATCGAGGCTGCTGGTGATCTGCACATCGACGCGCACCACACCGTGGAAGATACAGGCATTGCGCTGGGTCAGGCTTTCCGAGGGGCGCTGGGCGACAACAAGGGCATTAATCGTTACGGCCACGCTTACGTGCCACTGGACGAAGCGCTGTCGCGCGTCGTCGTCGACTTTTCCGGGCGTTCGGGGCTGACATACAACGTCGTATATCCGCGCGCCCGCATAGGTGATTTCGATGTGGATCTGGTGCAGGAATTTTTCCACGGTTTTGTGAATCACGCGCATGCGACCCTGCACATCGACAACCTGCGCGGCGTTAACGCCCACCACGTTTGCGAAACCGTATTCAAGGCTTTCGGGCGGGCGTTGCGCATGGCCGTGGACCTGGACCCGCGCATGGCGGACCTCATTCCTTCGACCAAAGGCAGCCTCTAGCGCTCTTGCGGGCAATCTGTAGTCTCTCAGCGTTCGGCATTCCATTCATGAGCTCCATAGCGGTCATCGACTACGGCATGGGCAATCTGCGGTCGGTCGTCAAGGCCCTGGAATACGTGTTAGAAGGGCGCGCTCAGGTTACGGTGACGGGCGACCCCGACGCGCTGAAAGCGTCCGACCGCATTGTTTTTCCAGGACAGGGCGCGGCCGGCAACTGCATGCATTTTCTCAGACAGAATGGCCTGGACGAAGCGTTGCGCGAGGCCGCCGCGGCGAAGCCGCTTCTGGGGCTGTGCATGGGCATGCAGGCGCTGGTCGACTTCAGCGAGGAAAATGGTGGCACCGAGTGCCTAGGGCTGCTGCCCGGACGGGTCTCGTATTTTGGCGATACGTTCGGTTCAAGCGAACCGACGCCACGGCTGAAAGTCCCGCACATGGGCTGGAACCAGGTGGCGCAGACGCGAGCGCATCCGCTGTGGCGCGGCATCGCAGATAACAGCCGCTTTTATTTTGTCCACAGCTACTATGTCGTGCCGCGGGATGCCAGCCTGACCGCGGGCACCACCGAGTACGGCATACCATTCGCCTCGGTCATCGCCCGCGACAACATCTTCGCCATGCAGTGCCATCCTGAAAAAAGCGCTTCGGCGGGCTTGGCGCTGCTTGGCAATTTCGTGCGCTGGGATGGCGCGGCCTGAGCATCGGACGGCGCCGGTATTAACTGTTTACATCGCGTTGGTTTAGGGTAATGTCGTTAAGGCAAAGTGTTATTGATTGGGGGCTCAGATGCTGTTGATCCCGGCCATCGATGTCAAGGATGGAAAATGCGTCCGCTTGCGACAAGGCCGCATGAACGATGTCACCGAATTTTCGGATGATCCGCTGGCGATGGCGACGCGCTGGGTCGAGGCGGGCGCGAGACGCCTGCACGTGGTGGATCTGGACGGCGCCGCGACGGGCGCCCCGGTAAACGCGAGCCTGGTGCGGCGCATCGCGGCGCAATATCCCGATGTGCCGATTCAGATCGGCGGCGGCATACGCGACGAGGATACGGTGCAGGCGTATCTGGATGCGGGGGTTCAATACGTCATTATTGGCACCAGGGCGGTCAGCGCGCCGCATTTTGTCAACGATTTATGTCTGGAGTTTCCCGGTCACATCATCGTGGGACTGGACGCCAAGGACGGCAAGGTCGCGATTAACGGCTGGTCCAAGCTCTCCCACCATGACGTCGTGGACATAGCCCAGCATTTCGAGCAGGACGGCGTCGCCGCCATCGTCTATACCGATATCAGCCGCGACGGCATGATGTCCGGCGTCAATCTCGAGGCCACGGTCAAGCTCGCGAGTTCCGTGCACATTCCAATCATCGCGTCCGGCGGCGTCACCAGTCTGGAGGACGTACGGGCGATTTGCGAAGTCGCCGACGAGGGCATCGCGGGGATCATCATCGGGCGCGCGCTGTACGAGGGTGCCATTGAATTCGAGTCGGCGCAGTCGCTGGCCGACTCGCTTTGCGCCGCACCGTAGCGGCGCATGGCGCTAGCCAAACGCATCATCCCGTGTCTTGATGTGGATCAGGGCCGCGTCGTGAAAGGCGTGCGCTTCGTCGACATACGCGACGCAGGCGATCCGGTAGAAATCGCGCAGCGCTATGATGCGGCCGGTGCGGATGAGCTGGCCTTTCTCGATATCACCGCCAGTTCCGATGAACGGGACACCATGGCGCATGTGGTCGAAAGAGTGGCGTCGCGCGTGTTTATTCCGCTGACCGTGGGCGGCGGCGTGCGCAACGTTGACGACATCCGGCGGCTGCTCAACGCCGGCGCGGACAAGGTCAGTATCAACACCGCCGCGGTAGCCAATGAAATGATGGTGAAACAGGCGGCCGATACCGTGGGATCGCAGTGCATCGTCGTTGCGATCGACGCCAAACGCGCCAGCCGCGATGGCGAACCTGACCGCTGGGAGGTATTCACCCACGGCGGCCGCACGGCGACAGGTCTGGATGCGGTCGCATGGGCGCAGCGCATGGAAGCAATGGGCGCCGGCGAGATATTACTGACCAGCATGGACCGGGATGGTACCCGCAAGGGGTTTGATCTTGCGCTTACGCGGACCGTCGCGGACGCCGTGGGGGTGCCGGTCATCGCATCGGGCGGGGTGGGCAATCTGAATCATCTCGTGGACGGCGTGTTGCTCGGCGGCGCCAACGCTGTGCTGGCGGCCAGCATCTTCCACTTCGGCGAATACACGATTGGAGAAGCCAAACAGCGCATGGCGGCGCGCGGCATAGAAATCCGCCTATGAACGCCTGGCGGGCATCGTCGTCTTAACCAGTCGCCTATGCAGGCGCCGGCCGTCATT
This genomic stretch from Gammaproteobacteria bacterium harbors:
- the hisB gene encoding imidazoleglycerol-phosphate dehydratase HisB, yielding MTQRTASIERNTTETRIRINLNLRGTGHAKLRTGVPFFEHMLDQIARHGLFDLDIEAAGDLHIDAHHTVEDTGIALGQAFRGALGDNKGINRYGHAYVPLDEALSRVVVDFSGRSGLTYNVVYPRARIGDFDVDLVQEFFHGFVNHAHATLHIDNLRGVNAHHVCETVFKAFGRALRMAVDLDPRMADLIPSTKGSL
- the hisH gene encoding imidazole glycerol phosphate synthase subunit HisH, translated to MSSIAVIDYGMGNLRSVVKALEYVLEGRAQVTVTGDPDALKASDRIVFPGQGAAGNCMHFLRQNGLDEALREAAAAKPLLGLCMGMQALVDFSEENGGTECLGLLPGRVSYFGDTFGSSEPTPRLKVPHMGWNQVAQTRAHPLWRGIADNSRFYFVHSYYVVPRDASLTAGTTEYGIPFASVIARDNIFAMQCHPEKSASAGLALLGNFVRWDGAA
- the hisA gene encoding 1-(5-phosphoribosyl)-5-[(5-phosphoribosylamino)methylideneamino]imidazole-4-carboxamide isomerase; its protein translation is MLLIPAIDVKDGKCVRLRQGRMNDVTEFSDDPLAMATRWVEAGARRLHVVDLDGAATGAPVNASLVRRIAAQYPDVPIQIGGGIRDEDTVQAYLDAGVQYVIIGTRAVSAPHFVNDLCLEFPGHIIVGLDAKDGKVAINGWSKLSHHDVVDIAQHFEQDGVAAIVYTDISRDGMMSGVNLEATVKLASSVHIPIIASGGVTSLEDVRAICEVADEGIAGIIIGRALYEGAIEFESAQSLADSLCAAP
- the hisF gene encoding imidazole glycerol phosphate synthase subunit HisF, which translates into the protein MALAKRIIPCLDVDQGRVVKGVRFVDIRDAGDPVEIAQRYDAAGADELAFLDITASSDERDTMAHVVERVASRVFIPLTVGGGVRNVDDIRRLLNAGADKVSINTAAVANEMMVKQAADTVGSQCIVVAIDAKRASRDGEPDRWEVFTHGGRTATGLDAVAWAQRMEAMGAGEILLTSMDRDGTRKGFDLALTRTVADAVGVPVIASGGVGNLNHLVDGVLLGGANAVLAASIFHFGEYTIGEAKQRMAARGIEIRL